The following proteins come from a genomic window of Dysidea avara chromosome 12, odDysAvar1.4, whole genome shotgun sequence:
- the LOC136239879 gene encoding intraflagellar transport protein 80 homolog: MLLHTCRHFYLQLISYEGRHIYSIKQLGLLPDSLNPHTVTVCNDTVCILDQKDEKRIHLNNMVQWHRFYLIKWLQTQVVHMFDALTGKPLGTSSSSGKSLKHHTELLTIAFDHRGPPATRQLVLLDKNHDLYITPVRSFGSTNKMTSIGSMVTSVAWNDQSNILAGMQDGRFTVWYHPTVVYTDKDLLTEIISRRGGNSVPWEPVYPSSHRWCLDHNQYFTIPGLLHEYANSFRWNEAIWLCRFVKDEALWACLAGMACASRDLATAKIAYAAINEGR, encoded by the exons ATGTTACTACACACTTGTAGACATTTCTACCTACAGTTGATCTCTTATGAG GGTCGTCACATTTACTCCATCAAACAACTTGGTTTACTACCAGACTCACTCAACCCTCACACAGTGACTGTGTGTAATGACACAGTGTGTATTCTGGATCAGAAGGATGAGAAAA GGATCCATTTGAATAATATGGTTCAGTGGCATCGATtctacctgattaaatggttacagacccaag TTGTTCACATGTTTGATGCCCTCACTGGTAAGCCACTGGGTACATCCTCCTCATCAGGGAAGTCACTAAAACACCACACTGAGTTGTTGACAATAGCATTTGATCATCGTGGTCCCCCAGCTACCCGACAGCTGGTCCTACTGGATAAGAACCATGACCTCTACATCACACCTGTGAGGAGCTTTGGTAGTACCAACAAGATGACTAGTATTG GATCAATGGTCACTAGTGTGGCTTGGAATGATCAGAGTAACATACTGGCAGGCATGCAGGATGGTAGGTTCACAGTCTGGTATCACCCCACTGTGGTGTACACTGACAAAGATCTTCTGACTGAGATCATAAGCAGAAGAGGAGGAAA TTCAGTTCCTTGGGAACCAGTGTACCCTTCGTCGCACAGATGGTGCCTTGATCACAACCAG TATTTCACCATTCCTGGACTGCTTCATGAATATGCTAATTCATTCAGATGGAATGAAGCTATTTGGCTTTGTAGATTTGTGAAG GATGAGGCACTATGGGCATGTCTTGCTGGGATGGCATGTGCTTCTCGTGACTTGGCCACTGCTAAAATAGCATATGCAGCAATCAAtgag ggacgatga